Proteins co-encoded in one Uloborus diversus isolate 005 chromosome 9, Udiv.v.3.1, whole genome shotgun sequence genomic window:
- the LOC129230594 gene encoding glutathione synthetase-like, which yields MAIILNHNILQTNANFLSIIDSAKDYAMQKGFTMRPRETSRDVRVHLPFCLVPSLFPAKWFWFACEIQPEMNLVLHKVAHSKEFLKECLSGLIEVDDFIKNIFEIFEAVYDSHTKREQVSLGLIRSDYLLSQTPYGEPSLKQVENNTIASGFCGISPIARDLHLFILKKFGRTGIESKLPINKCDLEMSRGMKLAWDVYGNPDAVIIFVVEEATFNISDQRILEYQVMKLEPRIRVMRLTFVELRSCAVLKDEKLFVKGKEVALVYYRDGYAPDHYEPEDWETRLLIERSQAIKCPSVGYQLAGTKRVQCYLAQDGILERFTTHEVAQRLRQVFAFQCFLNEKENNEAISSAIQNPELYVLKPEREGGGNNLYGRNLKNHLLQIRNTRKCNAYILMQHLNPLSLPNCIIRSDSHPKFCSVVSELGTYGAILGSLNFIHANYFAGHLLRSREEDREEGGVAAGFGALDSCILE from the exons ATggctattattttaaatcatAACATTTTACAAACAAACGCTAACTTTCTTTCAATAATTGATAGTGCAAAAGATTATGCAATGCAAAAAG gttTTACTATGCGGCCAAGGGAGACTTCTCGAGATGTTAGAGTACATCTTCCCTTCTGTCTCGTCCCATCTTTGTTTCCTGCAAAGTGGTTCTGGTTTGCGTGTGAAATACAACCGGAGATGAATTTGGTTCTTCACAAAGTTGCTCattcaaaagaatttttgaaagagtGCCTTAGTGG cttgatagAGGTGgatgattttatcaaaaatatttttgaaatattcgaGGCAGTTTATGACAGTCATACCAAAAGAGAG CAAGTGAGTCTGGGTCTCATTCGTTCAGATTACCTCTTGAGCCAAACTCCATACGGTGAGCCATCTCTGAAACAAGTCGAGAATAATACGATAGCTTCTGGGTTCTGTGGAATCTCGCCTATTGCGAGAGATTTGCATTT atttatctTGAAAAAGTTTGGCAGAACTGGCATTGAAAGCAAG ttgccTATCAACAAATGTGACTTGGAAATGTCAAGAGGGATGAAACTGGCATGGGACGTGTACGGGAACCCTGA TGCAGTTATCATTTTTGTGGTTGAGGAAGCAACATTTAACATCTCTGACCAACGAATTTTGGAATATCAAGTTATGAAACTGGAACCTCGAATCAGAGTAATGAGATTGACATTTGTTGAACTGAGAAGTTGTGCCGTGTTGAAGGATGAGAAGCTTTTTGT GAAAGGTAAAGAGGTGGCACTGGTGTATTATCGTGATGGATATGCTCCTGACCATTATGAGCCAGAG GACTGGGAGACAAGACTGTTAATCGAGCGCTCACAAGCCATCAAGTGCCCCTCTGTGGGTTACCAGCTGGCTGGAACCAAGAGGGTGCAGTGCTACCTTGCACAAGATGGAATCCTGGAGCGGTTCACCACCCATGAAGTAGCTCAAAGGCTCAGACAAGTCTTTGCTTTCCAGTGCTTCCTAAATGag aaagaaaataatgaagCTATTTCTTCGGCTATCCAGAATCCAGAACTGTACGTCTTGAAACCAGAGCGCGAGGGAGGAG GTAACAACTTGTATGGGAGAAATTTGAAGAACCACTTGTTACAGATTCGGAACACTCGGAAATGCAATGCTTACATTTTGATGCAACATCTGAATCCCCTTTCGCTACCAAACTGCATCATCAGGAGCGACAGCCACCCCAAATTTTGTTCTGTTGTCAGTGAACTTGGGACTTATGGTGCCATATTAGg AAGTCTAAATTTCATCCATGCAAACTACTTTGCTGGCCACTTGCTTCGCAGCAGAGAAGAAGATCGTGAGGAAGGAGGTGTTGCAGCAGGATTTGGTGCATTGGACTCTTGCATCTTGGAATAA